The following proteins are encoded in a genomic region of Cyclonatronum proteinivorum:
- a CDS encoding TetR/AcrR family transcriptional regulator, producing the protein MSTTERKKREREKRKQVILNATQRLITERGFESVTMDEIAVASEVSKGTLYLYFKSKSEIALALHGIGMQAMLKKLAELIAASGSGLEIIQKMGRLLVDFVRDNPPFFKCIVYLESIGIESYKQLKGTDTFEALQTLDESLFNYIRRAVQIGIQDGSIDATYKPELLTLQIMATARGLMQFIIFRDAGLFLVAGLEAANITLEHLMDDYSALLVRALNPKH; encoded by the coding sequence ATGTCAACAACAGAGAGAAAAAAAAGAGAGCGGGAAAAGCGCAAACAGGTCATACTGAACGCTACGCAGCGTCTGATTACAGAGCGGGGATTTGAGTCCGTCACCATGGATGAAATCGCTGTTGCTTCAGAAGTCAGTAAGGGTACGCTTTATTTGTACTTCAAAAGCAAATCTGAGATCGCGCTTGCCCTGCACGGTATTGGTATGCAGGCCATGCTTAAGAAGCTTGCTGAACTGATCGCGGCTTCAGGTTCAGGGCTGGAAATCATTCAGAAAATGGGACGCTTGCTGGTCGATTTTGTCCGCGACAACCCCCCGTTTTTTAAGTGCATTGTTTATCTGGAAAGCATTGGCATTGAGAGCTATAAACAGCTCAAGGGCACCGATACTTTTGAAGCACTGCAAACCCTTGACGAATCCCTGTTTAATTACATCCGACGGGCTGTGCAAATTGGCATTCAGGACGGCAGTATTGATGCGACCTACAAGCCTGAATTACTTACGCTGCAGATCATGGCTACCGCGCGCGGACTGATGCAGTTCATCATTTTTCGCGATGCCGGGCTTTTCCTTGTTGCGGGCTTGGAAGCGGCAAATATCACCCTTGAACATCTCATGGATGACTACTCAGCCTTGCTTGTCAGGGCGCTTAATCCAAAACACTGA
- a CDS encoding LruC domain-containing protein: protein MKNLLYLIFVMLTGAALTACNSSAPGSDNDRDGFAGLNVPSGFTFSSTQEVELNITSRLANGQPVANVIYHVYDADPADEDEPGSRLGSFFLDSSGQLNTTITVPTRLESLFITTDFIGVESFAEVPIANRTASYVYQPAATQSMFRNVNEPAPFNSEQTMPEPLRLQDITFTPIGTWNSVGRPDYLTVPDELDMAFLDRIDAFLPGNQRVPRDKPELLDPNIPRDIVLTEDAHVWVTFIGTGAGYRNAMGYYYYTEDTKPQTPADIDTHYIIFPHAHFRDGALNAGDKVQLVGPLDGELDFQAFPAGTRIGFFLIADGWKPSSSELTSGRWIHYSDRNLNTHISDPTKREHLVVVYDAAEEKLVLGWEDISRQGSSDEDFNDVMFFTSWNPVQSVDMSEVPVLGNPEAPVRKIENFAPAEDRFGTLAFEDLWPSYGDYDMNDLVVDYQVKETANANNNVEEIEISLRIRATGAAFRNAFGISLDNVPASNIASVSGNRLTTGTIETLPNGLEAGHPNAVIIAFDDANYNLPGFANVLDPARAVPYDELTITVTFVNPVSRAQLGAAPYNPFTFRNNERKREIHLPGTKPTALADMSLFGTRDDGSKPDQGRWYQSRANMNWGINIPESVPYPRENVDMTNAMLRFADWAESGGDVYKNWYRDEPGFRDNSKLFVNPNTGNGNGED, encoded by the coding sequence ATGAAAAATCTCCTTTACCTCATTTTTGTAATGCTGACCGGCGCAGCTCTTACAGCGTGTAACTCAAGCGCTCCGGGAAGTGACAATGATCGCGATGGTTTTGCCGGATTAAATGTGCCCTCAGGTTTTACCTTCAGCAGCACACAGGAAGTTGAGCTTAACATCACTTCAAGACTTGCGAACGGTCAGCCGGTCGCTAACGTCATCTATCACGTGTATGATGCGGATCCCGCTGACGAAGACGAACCAGGAAGCCGGCTTGGCTCTTTCTTTCTGGACAGCAGCGGTCAGCTTAACACGACGATCACTGTTCCCACCCGGCTTGAAAGCCTCTTTATTACTACTGATTTCATTGGTGTGGAAAGCTTCGCGGAGGTGCCCATCGCAAATCGTACGGCCTCATACGTCTATCAGCCCGCAGCTACACAAAGCATGTTCAGAAATGTAAATGAACCCGCTCCTTTTAACTCTGAGCAGACCATGCCTGAGCCGCTCCGCCTTCAGGATATCACATTCACCCCGATCGGCACATGGAACAGCGTTGGCCGTCCGGATTATCTGACTGTACCTGACGAGCTTGACATGGCATTTCTGGACAGAATTGATGCTTTTTTGCCTGGCAATCAGCGTGTACCGCGTGATAAGCCGGAATTACTGGATCCCAATATTCCACGTGACATTGTCCTTACTGAAGATGCACACGTATGGGTAACCTTTATCGGTACAGGTGCCGGTTACAGAAACGCAATGGGCTACTACTATTACACGGAAGATACCAAGCCACAAACTCCTGCCGACATTGATACACATTACATCATTTTCCCGCATGCCCACTTCCGTGATGGCGCGCTGAATGCAGGAGATAAGGTACAGCTTGTAGGCCCTCTCGATGGTGAACTCGATTTTCAGGCTTTCCCGGCAGGTACACGTATCGGGTTTTTCCTGATTGCTGATGGCTGGAAACCAAGCAGCAGTGAGCTTACCTCAGGCCGCTGGATTCACTACTCTGACCGGAATCTCAACACTCATATTTCAGATCCTACAAAAAGAGAGCATCTTGTGGTTGTTTATGATGCGGCTGAAGAAAAACTGGTATTAGGCTGGGAGGATATTTCCCGTCAGGGTTCAAGCGATGAAGACTTCAATGATGTGATGTTTTTTACCTCCTGGAATCCTGTACAGAGCGTTGATATGTCGGAAGTACCGGTTCTTGGTAACCCTGAAGCACCCGTAAGAAAAATTGAAAATTTCGCTCCAGCAGAGGACCGTTTCGGTACCCTCGCTTTCGAAGACCTGTGGCCTTCTTACGGCGACTATGACATGAACGACCTCGTTGTAGATTATCAGGTGAAGGAAACCGCCAACGCCAACAATAATGTTGAAGAAATTGAAATCAGCCTGCGGATTCGCGCTACCGGAGCAGCTTTCCGTAACGCTTTTGGAATTTCGCTTGATAATGTACCTGCATCGAATATTGCCAGCGTAAGCGGTAACCGTCTGACAACCGGTACGATTGAAACCCTTCCAAATGGTCTTGAAGCAGGCCATCCGAACGCGGTCATCATCGCTTTTGATGATGCCAACTACAACCTGCCCGGCTTTGCGAATGTGCTTGATCCGGCGCGCGCAGTACCTTACGACGAACTCACCATCACCGTTACCTTCGTGAATCCGGTGTCCCGTGCACAGCTTGGCGCTGCTCCCTACAATCCTTTTACGTTCCGGAATAATGAGCGCAAGCGCGAAATTCACCTTCCCGGTACGAAACCAACCGCGCTCGCCGACATGAGCCTGTTCGGTACCCGCGACGATGGCTCCAAGCCTGATCAGGGGCGCTGGTATCAAAGCCGTGCCAACATGAACTGGGGCATCAACATCCCTGAAAGCGTACCCTATCCCCGCGAAAACGTTGACATGACCAACGCTATGCTGCGCTTCGCTGATTGGGCTGAGTCCGGGGGTGATGTTTACAAAAACTGGTACCGTGACGAACCCGGCTTCCGCGATAACAGCAAGCTCTTTGTCAATCCAAACACCGGCAACGGTAACGGAGAAGATTAA
- a CDS encoding TolC family protein, giving the protein MARAYTLIFLISGLLLLPDLLPAQQTSAAVSATTSVSEASADSVSITLDEAIQIAMVNNYMIRRGLLDIDNANAQIREAWGAVYPQINASAQYTRNIEIPNPFAGSDAGGIFEAFGALEWLAFNEGRRTDGDPGTSPIPFDEFLERQAQGYRDAGLTPPGFDSDNPFAIENEFQFGINLTQALYNGAAFAAIRGAEQLRKINLEQVERDRQIITDQITEAFYGALLAREQYQVLDLSVERLQKTVDETRRAVQSGVLSRVDRLSAEVELVNLETDLIQLENQVELAVKNLNLILGIPVSTNLILDGSLIFDESMATLVPDVEESYQIAMQRRPDVSQVDNLIELLDVQRNISRSQYFPTVNAFANYAYIGQVPDNRQLVTQVQGQDFQFESSNRSFFDSAYWNPAFNVGISLNWNIFNGFQTQSRVQQATIERRQAQIDREMLRNAVYLEIEAAVRNLENAYRRIMSQQRNIEQAELNYEIASQRLREGLGTALEERQASSLLDQSRLNHLAAIFDYKVALSQYNTAVGLTQ; this is encoded by the coding sequence ATGGCAAGGGCCTATACCTTAATTTTCCTGATAAGCGGATTGCTGCTTCTGCCGGATTTGCTTCCGGCTCAGCAAACTTCCGCAGCCGTGTCTGCCACCACTTCCGTTTCGGAAGCCTCTGCAGATTCGGTTTCCATCACGCTGGATGAAGCCATTCAGATTGCGATGGTTAACAACTACATGATCCGCCGCGGATTGCTGGATATCGACAATGCGAACGCGCAGATTCGCGAAGCATGGGGGGCTGTATATCCGCAAATCAACGCTTCCGCTCAGTACACGCGGAACATTGAGATTCCCAATCCATTTGCCGGCTCAGACGCAGGTGGCATTTTTGAAGCATTTGGCGCCCTCGAGTGGCTCGCTTTTAATGAAGGCCGCCGTACAGACGGCGACCCCGGTACTTCGCCGATTCCATTTGATGAATTTCTCGAAAGGCAGGCGCAGGGGTACCGCGATGCCGGCCTTACGCCGCCCGGCTTTGATTCCGACAACCCTTTTGCTATTGAGAATGAGTTTCAGTTCGGGATAAACCTGACGCAGGCGCTGTACAATGGTGCCGCCTTTGCAGCTATCCGGGGCGCGGAACAGCTTCGGAAAATTAACCTTGAACAGGTGGAACGCGACCGGCAAATCATCACCGACCAAATTACGGAAGCATTTTATGGCGCATTGCTTGCGCGCGAACAGTATCAGGTGCTTGACCTGAGTGTGGAGCGGCTTCAGAAAACGGTGGATGAAACCCGCCGGGCCGTACAGTCAGGCGTGCTGTCGCGGGTAGACCGGCTGAGTGCGGAAGTGGAGCTTGTGAATCTGGAAACCGATCTTATTCAGCTGGAGAATCAGGTCGAGCTTGCGGTAAAAAACCTGAACCTGATTCTGGGCATACCGGTAAGCACAAACCTGATACTTGACGGCAGCCTGATTTTTGATGAAAGCATGGCGACCCTCGTGCCTGATGTTGAAGAGTCGTATCAGATTGCGATGCAGCGCCGTCCGGATGTTTCGCAGGTTGATAATCTCATTGAGCTTTTGGATGTGCAGCGCAACATCAGCCGCTCACAGTACTTTCCGACCGTGAACGCATTTGCAAACTATGCTTACATCGGGCAGGTACCTGATAACCGGCAGCTCGTAACGCAGGTACAGGGGCAGGACTTTCAGTTCGAGTCTTCGAACCGTTCGTTTTTCGACAGCGCCTACTGGAACCCGGCCTTCAATGTGGGGATAAGCCTAAACTGGAATATTTTCAACGGCTTTCAGACGCAGTCGCGGGTGCAACAGGCAACCATTGAAAGGCGTCAGGCACAAATTGACCGGGAAATGCTGCGTAATGCCGTGTATCTCGAAATTGAAGCGGCGGTGCGGAATCTTGAAAACGCTTATCGCCGCATTATGAGTCAGCAACGGAACATTGAACAGGCTGAGCTCAACTATGAGATTGCCTCGCAGCGGCTGCGGGAAGGCTTGGGCACCGCCCTTGAAGAGCGGCAGGCTTCCTCCCTTCTTGATCAGAGCCGCCTGAATCATCTTGCCGCCATTTTTGACTACAAAGTAGCGCTCAGTCAGTACAACACGGCTGTCGGGCTAACGCAGTAA
- a CDS encoding efflux RND transporter periplasmic adaptor subunit, whose product MNKLSILFTAALLGLFITACDELNENEENGERVREIAVETITLTADRFDDFIRLTGSVEAVSDAVISAEASGQVLRIAERGQRVNRNGLIASLDDRMLEANVRAARAGFDFAEETLQRLEPLYADSIVSVQDYRAALTERDARRAQLDQAEKALQDAEIRAPFSGRIEERMVRTGELINPGMPVVRLVNTDRVRIRAGVPERYSAEIREGSEAIVSLRSYGGGEVNSAVTFAGSVIDPDRRTYTVEIEMENPDGLIKPEMVVNLRLKRRAIEDALIIPRTAIIRDEGSENIFVAREENGHLVAALTEIRTGTATGSLIEVLEGLQEGDQVIVSGMSALSVGDRLNVLRNENSAERFSRLNSGSNGMAQAR is encoded by the coding sequence ATGAACAAACTCTCAATTTTATTTACAGCCGCTTTGCTGGGCTTGTTTATCACCGCTTGTGATGAGCTTAACGAAAACGAAGAAAATGGTGAGCGGGTCCGCGAGATAGCCGTCGAAACCATCACGCTTACCGCAGACCGGTTTGATGACTTCATCCGGCTTACCGGTTCGGTTGAAGCTGTCAGCGACGCCGTTATTTCCGCGGAAGCGAGCGGGCAGGTGCTGCGTATTGCCGAACGGGGTCAGCGGGTAAACCGCAACGGACTCATTGCCAGTCTCGACGACCGTATGCTTGAAGCCAACGTAAGAGCGGCCCGTGCAGGTTTTGATTTTGCGGAAGAAACCCTGCAACGTTTGGAGCCCCTTTATGCCGATTCCATAGTTTCTGTGCAGGATTACCGCGCGGCCTTAACCGAGCGCGATGCGCGTCGCGCGCAGCTTGATCAGGCAGAGAAAGCCCTTCAGGATGCAGAAATTCGTGCACCGTTCAGCGGCAGAATCGAAGAGCGCATGGTGCGCACCGGTGAGCTGATCAACCCCGGCATGCCAGTCGTGCGGCTGGTGAATACCGATCGGGTACGCATTCGTGCAGGTGTCCCCGAGCGCTACAGCGCGGAAATCAGAGAAGGGAGTGAAGCCATCGTGAGCCTGCGTAGCTATGGCGGGGGGGAAGTGAACAGCGCCGTAACTTTTGCCGGCAGCGTAATTGATCCCGACCGTCGTACCTATACGGTGGAAATTGAAATGGAAAATCCCGACGGTCTTATCAAGCCCGAAATGGTGGTGAATCTGCGGCTCAAGCGTCGTGCCATAGAAGACGCGCTGATTATTCCGCGTACGGCAATCATTCGGGATGAAGGGAGCGAGAATATTTTCGTGGCCCGTGAAGAAAACGGGCACCTTGTGGCGGCGCTCACAGAAATCAGAACAGGTACCGCAACCGGCTCACTTATTGAAGTACTCGAAGGACTGCAGGAAGGCGATCAGGTGATTGTTTCCGGCATGAGTGCACTGAGTGTGGGCGACCGGTTGAATGTGCTGCGCAATGAAAACAGTGCTGAACGCTTTTCCCGGCTGAATTCCGGCAGCAACGGCATGGCGCAGGCCCGGTAG
- the polX gene encoding DNA polymerase/3'-5' exonuclease PolX, with protein MPSLDNKTIAGLLEETAVYMRLAGVNDFKAIAFDRAARTIETLENSIEPLITEKKLTDIKGIGKSIAQDLYAYAETGAIPVLEELKEQVPESLVAWLNISGLGPKKIYKIHKALGISTIEELQEKCADGSVAKLSGMGAKSAEKILKSIEWMQQFSERCRLDEATEIAQRFYDDLKSVKGVQEISIAGSLRRSAETIGDIDILIAAEKADTAAIFETFLAHESVLEVLGQGDTKASVRTKEGRQVDVRIVGQKEFPAALMYFTGSKEHNVVMRQRARDQKLTLNEYGLFHMDGAGNTDFERPVETGSEADIYKELGLSFVPPELREDRGEFAFFEKHKLDDANLPEVSDIRGVLHAHSTWSDGKYSIREMAEACMAKGFEYLGLTDHSRTAAYAGGLTIERVKKQWEEIDALNSEFANNGKNFRIFKGIESDMLPDGSLDYPDDILAGFDFVIASLHASLDMAPEKMLERYLRAIENPYTRIVGHPTARLLLKRDGSKVDLNKMIEAAAAHNTAIEINASPWRLDIDWRYGQKAKKEGLMTAICPDAHDIEGIDDTAYGVAIARKGWFSKDRILNTMSAAELQQWFDNR; from the coding sequence ATGCCCTCACTCGATAACAAAACCATCGCTGGTTTACTGGAAGAGACCGCCGTTTACATGCGCCTCGCAGGCGTTAACGATTTCAAAGCCATTGCCTTTGACCGGGCCGCACGAACCATTGAAACCCTTGAAAACAGTATTGAGCCCCTCATCACGGAAAAAAAGCTTACCGACATCAAAGGTATTGGGAAATCCATCGCACAGGATCTCTATGCCTACGCTGAAACCGGTGCCATTCCGGTGTTGGAAGAACTAAAGGAGCAGGTGCCTGAATCGCTTGTAGCCTGGCTCAACATTTCAGGGCTGGGACCCAAAAAGATCTACAAAATCCACAAAGCACTGGGCATTTCAACCATTGAAGAGCTGCAGGAAAAGTGCGCGGATGGCTCGGTGGCGAAGCTGAGCGGGATGGGGGCTAAGTCAGCCGAGAAAATCCTGAAATCCATCGAATGGATGCAGCAGTTTTCCGAGCGCTGCCGTCTCGATGAGGCAACAGAAATTGCACAGCGCTTCTACGACGACCTCAAATCCGTCAAAGGCGTACAGGAAATTTCCATCGCGGGCTCGCTGCGCCGGAGTGCAGAAACCATTGGGGATATTGATATTCTGATTGCTGCGGAAAAAGCGGACACCGCTGCCATTTTCGAGACCTTTCTGGCGCATGAAAGCGTGCTTGAAGTGCTGGGGCAGGGGGACACCAAGGCTTCGGTCCGCACCAAAGAAGGGCGGCAGGTCGATGTGCGTATTGTCGGGCAGAAGGAATTCCCGGCAGCGCTCATGTACTTTACCGGCAGCAAGGAACATAATGTCGTGATGCGGCAGCGCGCCCGGGATCAAAAGCTGACCCTCAACGAGTACGGACTCTTCCACATGGATGGCGCAGGGAATACTGATTTTGAAAGACCTGTGGAAACCGGCAGCGAGGCCGACATATATAAGGAGCTCGGTCTCAGTTTTGTGCCGCCAGAGCTCCGCGAAGACCGCGGGGAGTTTGCCTTTTTTGAGAAACACAAGCTCGATGATGCAAACCTCCCGGAAGTTTCGGATATCCGCGGGGTACTGCATGCTCACAGCACCTGGAGCGACGGGAAGTACTCCATCCGTGAGATGGCGGAGGCCTGCATGGCCAAGGGCTTCGAGTACCTCGGGCTCACCGATCATTCCCGGACTGCGGCCTATGCCGGCGGTCTCACGATTGAGCGGGTGAAAAAACAGTGGGAAGAAATTGATGCGCTGAACAGTGAATTTGCGAATAACGGAAAGAACTTCCGGATTTTTAAGGGTATCGAGTCCGACATGCTGCCGGATGGCAGTCTCGACTACCCCGACGACATCCTCGCAGGCTTCGATTTTGTGATTGCCTCCCTCCATGCTTCCCTTGATATGGCACCTGAGAAAATGCTTGAGCGCTACCTGCGCGCCATCGAAAATCCGTACACCCGTATTGTCGGGCACCCGACCGCGCGGCTGTTGCTTAAGCGCGACGGCTCCAAAGTGGATCTCAACAAGATGATTGAAGCGGCTGCCGCGCACAACACGGCCATCGAAATTAATGCGAGTCCGTGGCGGCTTGATATTGACTGGCGCTACGGGCAAAAAGCAAAAAAAGAAGGTCTTATGACCGCCATTTGTCCTGACGCACACGACATCGAAGGGATTGACGATACCGCTTATGGCGTAGCAATTGCCCGTAAAGGCTGGTTTAGCAAGGACCGGATTCTGAATACAATGAGCGCGGCAGAACTGCAGCAATGGTTTGACAACCGCTGA
- a CDS encoding LruC domain-containing protein, with the protein MTPINNLSALVVLLFMLSACSGNSLQPHDEKDSNPFGLNIPDSFLFSSTKEAQISISAKLPSGQPLARAVYHIWDGHPNEGGSRLSSFFLDDNGSLNTTLEIPAHLDEVYISTNFIGAAHLTPVPVSGNSIHYTHQPAASRAVANPQEMASTSDSFLNQPAGLLNSQFTPIGEWDLTTGRPDYLVIPDDLNYDFLERINDVLDGSNIAVHRPELLNSTIPRDLYLESEGQVWVTFVHSDPDARYNNALGFYTYTADTKPQSMDDIDDKYIIFPRARLEDGILNAGDKVQLRIPGTDGIFPAGTYIGWFLVANGWHNDGSVRERGHLHTHSSNYEHNTDHSDPGLEEHLVVLYDVQESKLVFGWEDMVRSANNRSSNDFNDLIFYATWTLEGAVDPDGVPVLPDPNNSDPKIYNYGPAEDRFGTLLFEDLWPSYGDYDMNDLVVSYQSKETANINNNVEEIEFTLVIRATGATISSGLGFMFDNVPPSNVASVSGNRLTSGNITTNGNGTENEQQWATIIAFDDSNLNMPTFSNVYPHRAHVDYDTVTVTVTFTNPVPKMLLGSSPYNVFSFRTNERSHEIHLPGRKPSNLADTSKFGTRDDDSDPSAGRFYISNGNLNWALNVPDQIPYPHENASFLQAYKYFGDWAQSGGSDHANWYKDEGENRNQSALYINPNAGGNEGDEED; encoded by the coding sequence ATGACACCTATAAATAATCTATCCGCCTTAGTCGTCCTGCTATTCATGCTTTCTGCATGTTCAGGAAATTCTCTCCAGCCCCATGACGAAAAAGACAGCAACCCCTTCGGTTTAAACATTCCGGATTCCTTCCTGTTTTCTTCAACCAAAGAGGCACAAATCTCCATCAGTGCCAAACTGCCGAGTGGTCAACCCCTTGCAAGGGCTGTATATCATATTTGGGACGGTCACCCCAACGAGGGCGGTTCACGCCTCTCCTCCTTTTTTCTGGATGATAACGGCTCGCTGAACACAACCCTTGAAATACCCGCGCATCTCGACGAAGTATATATTTCAACCAACTTCATTGGCGCTGCCCACCTGACCCCCGTACCCGTATCCGGCAACTCAATTCACTATACCCATCAACCTGCTGCTTCGCGAGCTGTTGCAAACCCACAGGAGATGGCAAGTACCTCTGATTCTTTCCTGAATCAGCCTGCCGGACTCCTCAACAGTCAATTTACGCCAATCGGTGAATGGGATCTAACAACTGGACGGCCAGACTACCTTGTAATTCCCGACGATTTAAATTATGATTTTTTAGAACGTATCAATGATGTTTTAGACGGATCTAACATTGCTGTACACAGACCTGAGCTGCTGAACAGCACCATACCAAGAGACCTTTACTTAGAGTCTGAAGGGCAGGTCTGGGTTACCTTTGTGCATAGTGATCCTGACGCCCGCTACAATAATGCCCTTGGATTCTATACTTATACTGCTGATACCAAACCTCAATCAATGGATGATATTGATGACAAATATATCATATTTCCAAGAGCGCGCTTAGAGGACGGAATTTTAAACGCAGGCGATAAAGTTCAGCTTCGCATTCCGGGAACTGACGGTATTTTTCCTGCCGGCACCTACATTGGTTGGTTTCTTGTAGCAAACGGATGGCATAACGATGGCTCGGTAAGAGAAAGAGGCCATCTTCATACCCATTCATCTAATTACGAGCATAACACCGATCACTCTGATCCAGGTTTAGAGGAGCATCTTGTTGTGCTATATGACGTTCAAGAATCGAAACTGGTTTTTGGTTGGGAAGACATGGTCAGAAGTGCTAATAACAGATCCAGTAACGATTTCAATGATTTGATTTTTTATGCCACATGGACCCTTGAAGGGGCAGTTGATCCTGACGGTGTTCCCGTTTTACCAGATCCGAACAACTCTGATCCTAAAATCTACAATTACGGCCCGGCCGAAGACCGCTTTGGCACTCTTTTGTTTGAAGATCTATGGCCATCTTATGGCGACTATGACATGAACGACCTTGTTGTTAGCTATCAGTCAAAAGAAACAGCTAATATCAACAACAATGTGGAAGAAATTGAATTTACCCTTGTAATTCGGGCAACAGGGGCGACCATCAGCAGCGGATTGGGTTTCATGTTTGATAATGTTCCCCCTTCAAATGTTGCGAGTGTTAGCGGGAATCGCCTCACTTCCGGCAATATCACAACCAATGGCAATGGCACCGAAAACGAGCAGCAGTGGGCAACCATCATCGCTTTTGATGATTCGAACCTTAACATGCCAACTTTTAGCAATGTCTATCCGCACCGGGCACATGTTGACTATGACACTGTTACTGTTACCGTAACTTTTACAAACCCTGTACCCAAAATGCTTTTGGGAAGCAGCCCGTACAATGTTTTCTCATTCCGTACCAACGAGCGGAGTCACGAAATACACCTGCCTGGCCGAAAGCCTTCGAATCTTGCTGATACGAGCAAGTTTGGTACACGTGATGATGACTCCGACCCATCGGCAGGAAGATTCTACATTAGCAATGGCAATCTGAATTGGGCGTTGAATGTACCGGATCAGATCCCCTATCCGCATGAAAACGCCAGCTTCCTGCAAGCCTACAAATACTTTGGCGATTGGGCCCAAAGCGGTGGTTCAGACCACGCAAATTGGTACAAAGACGAAGGCGAAAACAGAAACCAGAGCGCTCTATACATAAACCCGAATGCGGGTGGCAATGAAGGTGATGAGGAAGACTAA